The following proteins come from a genomic window of Leptospira dzoumogneensis:
- the lpxD gene encoding UDP-3-O-(3-hydroxymyristoyl)glucosamine N-acyltransferase, protein MARYTLEELASKISGAKIENCADPKKVQVESVSPVNPGVTNSISFLANKKMLNEAKKTASSIVLTTSEFAKELEVPCLVVDKPDLILAQVLDLIYPPHQFENKVEENAYVHPKAKIGKNCYIGNFASVAEDAEIGDNVILEDGVRIGRGAKVGEGSHIGPNNVIHHGVILGKRFRSFGNCTVGGDGFRFVFANGKHNKIPQVGTVIVGDDVEMGSNSAIDRGGLENTIIGDGCKFDNLVHIGHNCVLGKNVVIAGYTGIAGSTTIGDNVTIGGGCGVADHIGIPSGTIVGGGTSVRNTLSKPDIYVGWDYGLTFPEFQKLRVNIKNVVNFQKWARRIKALESKLGISSEE, encoded by the coding sequence ATGGCTAGATATACCTTGGAAGAACTGGCTTCCAAAATTTCCGGAGCAAAAATAGAAAATTGCGCGGACCCCAAAAAAGTTCAGGTGGAATCTGTTTCTCCGGTGAACCCGGGAGTTACGAACAGCATTAGTTTTCTCGCAAATAAAAAGATGTTAAACGAGGCGAAGAAGACTGCATCAAGTATTGTACTAACTACTTCCGAGTTTGCAAAAGAATTAGAAGTGCCTTGTCTCGTCGTGGATAAACCTGATTTGATACTCGCTCAGGTTTTGGATCTGATCTATCCTCCTCATCAATTCGAAAACAAAGTAGAAGAGAACGCATACGTTCATCCTAAAGCAAAGATCGGTAAAAATTGTTATATAGGAAATTTTGCTTCCGTTGCAGAAGATGCAGAGATTGGAGATAATGTAATCTTGGAAGACGGAGTTCGGATCGGAAGAGGAGCAAAAGTCGGAGAAGGTTCACATATAGGACCGAATAACGTGATCCATCATGGAGTCATCCTAGGAAAAAGATTCAGATCTTTCGGGAATTGTACCGTGGGTGGAGACGGATTCAGATTTGTATTCGCAAACGGTAAGCATAATAAGATCCCTCAGGTCGGAACTGTGATCGTGGGAGACGATGTGGAAATGGGTTCCAATAGCGCGATCGACAGAGGCGGTTTGGAAAACACGATCATCGGAGATGGATGTAAATTCGATAACCTAGTTCATATCGGTCATAACTGTGTATTAGGAAAAAATGTTGTAATCGCTGGTTACACAGGTATTGCGGGGTCCACTACAATCGGAGATAACGTTACTATCGGCGGTGGTTGCGGAGTTGCGGACCATATCGGCATTCCAAGCGGGACCATCGTGGGTGGAGGAACTTCTGTCAGAAACACTCTTTCCAAGCCGGATATTTATGTGGGCTGGGATTATGGACTGACTTTCCCTGAGTTCCAAAAACTCAGAGTGAATATCAAAAATGTGGTGAATTTCCAAAAATGGGCCAGAAGAATCAAGGCTCTTGAATCTAAATTAGGAATCAGCTCCGAGGAATAA
- a CDS encoding multidrug effflux MFS transporter, translating to MSKSNGTLILILGALTAIAPFSIDMYLPGMNEIAKDLGTPISDVQLTLTSFFFGISFGQLFYGPIVDRFGRKVPLLVGLTLYIVSSLACGFSNSVNSLIFFRFLQSLGACAGMVIPRAVVRDVFSPHEGAKVFSQIILVMGIAPILAPTVGGLLLQFASWNWIFFTLTGISALMLFGSVLVFQDTKGGDSSISLKIAPVIKEYIEVFSNPIFKTYVLSSGFSASVMFAYIAGSPFVFMVLNGLSQTEYSYLFGFNAFGLILSSQINRILLKKLEAATIVKYVGYSYLVLCSLLVIFEVLGLGFIPMLVLIFFLVSAFGLIVPNASALAMAPFSKNAGSASALMGALQMVFGAVSTAAVSLLHDGSAYPMITVMSMSGVMSLACLFFLGKTHRIKES from the coding sequence GTGAGCAAATCTAACGGCACTTTAATCCTAATACTTGGGGCATTGACAGCAATTGCACCTTTCTCGATCGATATGTACCTTCCAGGTATGAATGAGATCGCAAAAGATCTTGGAACTCCTATCTCAGATGTGCAACTAACGTTAACTAGTTTCTTTTTTGGAATTTCTTTCGGACAATTATTTTACGGACCAATCGTAGATCGTTTCGGCCGCAAGGTCCCTTTACTCGTAGGTCTTACACTATACATAGTAAGTTCCCTAGCTTGCGGGTTCTCGAATTCAGTGAATTCGTTAATATTTTTCCGCTTTTTACAATCTTTGGGTGCTTGTGCCGGAATGGTAATCCCAAGAGCAGTCGTAAGAGATGTGTTCTCTCCTCATGAAGGAGCCAAGGTTTTTTCTCAGATCATATTAGTGATGGGAATCGCACCTATACTTGCTCCTACTGTGGGAGGACTTCTTCTTCAGTTTGCTAGCTGGAACTGGATCTTTTTTACTTTAACAGGAATTTCCGCTTTGATGCTTTTTGGATCAGTATTGGTTTTCCAAGATACAAAAGGTGGGGACTCTTCTATCTCCCTTAAGATAGCTCCGGTGATCAAAGAATATATCGAAGTATTTTCAAATCCGATCTTCAAAACATACGTGCTTAGCTCCGGATTTTCCGCATCCGTGATGTTTGCTTATATTGCGGGCTCACCATTCGTGTTTATGGTTTTGAATGGACTCTCTCAAACAGAGTACAGCTACCTTTTCGGATTTAACGCTTTCGGTCTGATACTTTCCAGCCAGATCAATCGTATTCTTCTCAAAAAATTGGAAGCTGCGACCATCGTTAAGTATGTCGGATATTCTTATCTTGTACTATGTTCACTTCTTGTGATTTTCGAAGTTTTAGGTTTAGGATTTATTCCTATGCTTGTTTTGATCTTCTTCTTAGTAAGTGCGTTCGGGTTGATAGTTCCGAACGCTTCCGCACTTGCTATGGCTCCTTTTTCTAAGAATGCGGGAAGCGCGTCCGCTTTGATGGGTGCATTGCAGATGGTATTCGGTGCGGTTTCTACTGCGGCAGTCAGCCTTCTTCATGACGGAAGCGCTTATCCGATGATCACAGTGATGTCTATGTCCGGTGTAATGTCTTTGGCTTGTCTATTCTTCTTAGGAAAGACCCATAGAATTAAGGAATCTTAA
- a CDS encoding long-chain fatty acid--CoA ligase, with product MRSTMMDYPLVLPSILKRAKEVHPHKEIVTKWHDNSIQRLTYGEFYKRTIRLMNALRKAGVKPGEAIATFCLNHSVHLELYFAIPSIRAVLHTINIRLFPEQLTYIINEAKDKFIFVDKSLAPSIEKNLSQIHGVQKFIIIDDKENVPFPNLPNAISYEDFLKTGDDVENFEPIDEFEAAGICYTSGTTGNPKGVVYSHRSTYLHSMSICMGDALCIRESETVLPVVPMFHVNSWGIPFASVMTGCKLVFPGKHLLGASLAELLESEEVTLTAGVPTVWNVLYQHLKKTKYNLKLHTMVVGGSAAPRGLIEGFEKDFGISILHAWGMTETSPVGTVSHLRGVMKNWDDNQRYSYRAKQGVPVPGVEIRAIDDNGKDVPKDGKTPGELLVRGPWIAASYKSGESSESFTSDGWFRTGDVVVLDEFGYMQITDRKKDLIKTRGEWISSVDMENLVMADPDVLEAAVVGRKDPVRDEAPVIFVVPVEGKEVDPKKIHDRLKDNFAHWQLPKLDDIRSVSAIPKTSVGKFDKKILRKELEE from the coding sequence ATGCGTTCCACAATGATGGACTATCCATTGGTTTTGCCTTCCATTTTAAAAAGAGCAAAAGAGGTTCATCCTCATAAAGAGATCGTAACTAAATGGCATGATAATTCCATCCAAAGATTAACTTACGGAGAATTTTATAAAAGAACGATTCGTTTAATGAACGCATTGCGAAAAGCCGGTGTAAAACCCGGAGAAGCAATCGCCACTTTTTGTTTAAATCATTCCGTTCACTTGGAATTGTATTTTGCGATCCCAAGTATTCGAGCGGTTCTTCATACAATCAATATCCGGTTATTTCCGGAACAACTTACTTATATCATCAACGAAGCTAAGGACAAATTTATATTTGTGGATAAATCTTTAGCTCCTTCTATCGAAAAGAATCTAAGCCAAATCCACGGTGTACAAAAATTTATTATCATAGATGATAAAGAGAATGTTCCTTTTCCAAATCTTCCAAATGCGATTTCGTACGAAGATTTTTTGAAAACTGGAGACGATGTAGAAAACTTCGAACCTATAGATGAGTTCGAAGCAGCGGGTATCTGTTATACTTCCGGAACAACTGGAAATCCAAAAGGTGTAGTCTATTCTCATAGATCCACTTATTTACATTCTATGTCCATCTGCATGGGAGACGCTTTGTGTATAAGAGAATCTGAAACTGTTCTTCCAGTGGTCCCAATGTTCCATGTAAATTCGTGGGGAATTCCATTCGCTTCAGTGATGACCGGATGCAAATTAGTATTTCCGGGAAAACATCTTTTAGGCGCTTCTCTTGCAGAGTTATTAGAATCGGAAGAAGTTACTCTGACTGCAGGAGTTCCTACAGTTTGGAATGTTCTGTACCAACACTTAAAGAAAACTAAATATAATCTAAAACTTCACACCATGGTTGTCGGTGGTTCTGCCGCGCCTAGAGGTCTGATCGAAGGTTTTGAAAAAGATTTCGGGATCTCCATTCTTCATGCTTGGGGAATGACCGAAACTTCGCCAGTCGGAACCGTTTCTCATCTTCGCGGTGTTATGAAAAACTGGGATGATAATCAAAGATATTCTTATAGAGCAAAACAAGGTGTTCCTGTTCCAGGTGTAGAGATCCGCGCAATCGATGATAACGGTAAAGATGTTCCTAAAGATGGAAAAACTCCCGGTGAACTTTTGGTGAGAGGACCTTGGATTGCCGCTTCTTATAAAAGTGGAGAATCTTCCGAATCTTTTACCTCCGACGGTTGGTTCCGTACCGGCGACGTCGTGGTCTTGGATGAATTCGGTTACATGCAGATCACAGATCGTAAAAAGGATCTGATCAAAACCAGGGGGGAATGGATCTCCTCTGTTGATATGGAAAATCTAGTCATGGCAGATCCGGATGTTTTAGAAGCCGCAGTTGTAGGAAGAAAGGATCCTGTCAGAGACGAGGCCCCGGTTATATTCGTAGTTCCGGTAGAAGGTAAAGAAGTGGATCCTAAAAAGATACATGATCGACTCAAAGATAATTTTGCTCACTGGCAATTACCAAAGCTAGATGATATTCGGTCGGTTTCTGCGATCCCAAAAACCAGCGTAGGTAAGTTCGATAAGAAAATTCTAAGAAAAGAATTAGAAGAATAG
- a CDS encoding metal-sensitive transcriptional regulator, which translates to MELDEIRKQLTHRLHRIKGQLDALEKSLHNKDEDCEKTLILLKASSQALKKFGEAYVQEYMDRCFSEKKSSASIQKNLKKAIKAAFSL; encoded by the coding sequence ATGGAATTAGATGAAATAAGAAAACAACTCACCCATAGACTGCATAGGATTAAAGGTCAATTGGACGCGCTTGAAAAAAGTTTGCATAATAAGGATGAAGATTGTGAAAAAACATTAATTCTACTCAAAGCTTCCAGCCAGGCTCTTAAAAAATTTGGAGAAGCTTATGTTCAGGAATACATGGATAGATGTTTCTCTGAAAAAAAATCCTCCGCTTCTATTCAGAAAAACCTGAAAAAAGCAATTAAAGCCGCGTTCTCCTTATAA
- a CDS encoding YgaP-like transmembrane domain, translating to MENTNNQSWYLERVLFLIAGSFSLIGLFIANFFSPWGLLLNLLVGVNMVLFSSVGFCPMAFILTRLGVPKKCGSDK from the coding sequence ATGGAGAATACAAATAATCAAAGCTGGTATTTGGAAAGGGTCTTATTCCTGATTGCAGGGTCGTTCTCTTTGATCGGTTTGTTTATCGCGAACTTTTTTAGTCCTTGGGGGCTTCTTCTGAACCTCTTGGTCGGGGTCAATATGGTCCTTTTTTCCTCGGTAGGCTTTTGTCCGATGGCCTTCATTCTTACTAGGCTGGGCGTTCCTAAAAAATGCGGATCGGATAAATAA
- a CDS encoding TolC family protein, with protein MRYRSALSLILGGVFFLIPLTSHASDPSMDFFSVWEKVAGNSPSLQTKSLEIEAAKSASARAGLHWFPKLYTDVRTYQTNDPILNFTGKLGQRSATQSDFSTASNRSNLSNFLDSNNQLYQNINPNSANIFAKDTLNHPGSNIYSRGTLGLEFPVYEGGSGQAFKEIKDKELQSYVLESEYFRKTLYIQTAVSFHSFLVFSGGVKEREKILRQLDFFVNAYRLDTAGNPIGHSGSLALRSVQLRVSSEIKEKELYRKESLESIRILSGGLLEDLRPAETSSSRFYEEVLPLPSSSSERHTAISKILESHSNISKQKVTMENSKFLPKVGVYAEAYGYNGDRNFANSYNAGVFLQMNLLNPTDIGSKKEAMIQAEAAETKAKEARLKENSEFKILLEKERVLSENRKDSEQSYRIQYEQLLLSQTLFKRGNIPASSLAESFSRTSDALSRKEFMDLEYLRTRAQLILYSEENNEGK; from the coding sequence ATGAGATATAGATCCGCTCTATCGTTGATACTGGGTGGGGTATTCTTTCTGATACCTCTTACAAGTCACGCTTCCGATCCTAGTATGGATTTTTTCTCCGTATGGGAAAAGGTGGCCGGAAATTCCCCTTCTTTACAAACGAAAAGTTTGGAAATAGAAGCTGCGAAATCCGCAAGCGCTAGAGCGGGTTTGCATTGGTTTCCTAAATTGTATACGGATGTTCGTACTTATCAAACGAACGATCCAATCCTAAATTTTACCGGAAAACTGGGGCAAAGATCCGCAACTCAATCCGACTTTTCTACGGCGAGTAATCGATCTAATCTTTCCAATTTTTTGGATTCAAATAACCAGCTTTATCAAAATATAAATCCGAATTCGGCGAATATTTTTGCGAAAGACACCTTAAATCATCCGGGTAGTAATATATATTCCCGCGGGACCTTGGGCCTTGAGTTCCCGGTATATGAAGGAGGTTCCGGCCAAGCTTTTAAGGAAATTAAGGATAAAGAACTTCAATCGTATGTTCTAGAATCGGAGTATTTTAGAAAAACTTTATATATTCAAACTGCTGTTTCTTTCCATTCTTTCTTAGTGTTTTCCGGCGGAGTTAAGGAGAGGGAGAAAATACTCCGTCAATTGGATTTCTTCGTGAACGCGTATAGATTAGATACGGCTGGGAATCCGATCGGTCATTCCGGTTCCCTCGCGTTAAGATCCGTTCAACTTAGGGTTTCTTCCGAGATAAAGGAGAAGGAACTATATCGAAAAGAATCCTTAGAATCGATCCGGATACTTTCGGGAGGTTTGCTGGAAGATCTTAGACCGGCGGAAACTTCTTCATCACGTTTTTATGAAGAAGTTCTACCTTTACCATCTTCTTCGTCCGAGAGACATACCGCGATCTCTAAAATTCTGGAATCTCATTCAAACATATCCAAACAAAAGGTAACAATGGAGAATTCTAAATTTCTGCCTAAGGTAGGAGTTTATGCGGAAGCATACGGATACAACGGGGATAGGAACTTCGCAAATTCTTATAATGCCGGAGTTTTTCTACAAATGAATCTGCTTAATCCTACTGATATAGGTTCAAAAAAAGAAGCAATGATCCAAGCGGAAGCGGCAGAAACAAAAGCCAAAGAAGCAAGATTGAAAGAAAACTCCGAGTTCAAGATCCTTTTAGAAAAGGAAAGAGTATTGTCTGAAAATAGAAAAGATTCCGAACAATCCTACCGGATACAATATGAACAACTTCTTCTTTCTCAAACATTATTCAAAAGAGGAAATATTCCCGCCTCAAGTTTGGCGGAAAGTTTCTCAAGAACCTCCGACGCCTTATCCAGGAAAGAGTTTATGGATTTGGAATATTTAAGAACGAGAGCTCAGCTCATCCTTTATTCCGAGGAAAACAATGAAGGAAAATAA
- a CDS encoding efflux RND transporter permease subunit, whose product MKENNKQTQTEGFAGILAGKFIGSKLTPIFAIVSILAGILSVYLTPKEEEPQISVPMVDISFFSPQYSANEMERKITEPVERSVWGLEGVEYVYSATRDHQSLITVRFKVGEPLEPSLVKIHHKILEIKNQLPPNTSDPSVNSYTIDDVPFLALTFSSTDTDDYSLRNLVSPLARELSSTPDLSKVELLGGRKRSVRVIANPQRMKEFGIDFIQMAESLQANSSDFPAGKNWGIKNVYDIEIGSSIRNTDDLKKIPIKQSWGRVVKLGDIAQVYEGPQERSRQSFFFQKENPEIGENAVTIVFSKRKGTNVEELSRIIRERADEFRKDLPSGIKLSVIRDYGKTAGIKSKELIEHLLIATISVSVLIALWMGIRASFVVFVAIPVTLALTLAIYYFLDYTLNRVTLFALIFSIGILVDDAIVVVENIERHLAFPGNKGKIRSIIDAVSEVGNPTILATFTVIAAILPMAFVRGLMGPYMKPIPVGASLAMLLSLLVAFSVIPWISLRILKEHTGTAAKQKISRLDAIYLRIAGWLLGSKSNLIKMILLIIALFVVSVSLVAFKAVKVKMLPFDDKDEFQIILDFDPRTPLSKTVELSSELAKSILKEKNVEKVQIFAGEPAPFSFSGMVKHTFLRREEWKSDLHIVLKDKDSRKKKSHEIIESIRPILKKYNKENSVLSKVLEIPPGPPVLSTLVVEIYGPTEKERIKVAEEIRSIAEAQEGIVDLDSSLSEIRPKIRYPYRFDKGGLVGIPSSVMARNTGLFFGETPVFILSESEHPEDISVDLSVPNEFRSSHSPFSSWDLSSQFSGSVSPKNLVGEGERISSKVLHRKNLKPLEYVTAEFSGKEEAPVYGILSLSPKIQYPIYTSEVPWNTKHPVIKWDGEWFITYEVFRDLGGAFAVVMILIYVLVLGWFQDYKLPIIIMAPIPISLIGIIPGHLVSGAYFTATSMIGFIAGAGIIVRNSIILVDFIQAEIEAGKDLKRAVLDAGVVRFRPMFLTAAAVIVGSSVMLFDPIFQGLAVSLIFGEIAATVLSRFVVPAFYFWFSGRRG is encoded by the coding sequence ATGAAGGAAAATAATAAACAAACACAGACCGAAGGTTTCGCAGGAATACTAGCGGGAAAATTTATCGGTTCGAAACTGACTCCTATTTTTGCAATAGTGAGCATCCTTGCGGGAATTTTATCAGTATATCTAACTCCGAAAGAAGAAGAGCCTCAGATCTCAGTTCCTATGGTGGATATCTCGTTCTTTTCTCCTCAATATTCGGCGAACGAGATGGAAAGAAAAATTACTGAACCGGTGGAAAGATCCGTATGGGGTTTGGAAGGAGTCGAATATGTTTATTCCGCAACCAGAGATCATCAATCTTTGATCACTGTCCGATTTAAGGTGGGAGAACCTTTAGAGCCTTCTTTAGTCAAGATCCATCATAAAATTTTAGAGATCAAAAACCAACTTCCTCCGAATACTTCTGATCCATCGGTAAATTCTTATACGATTGATGATGTTCCTTTTTTAGCCCTTACTTTCAGTTCTACTGATACGGACGATTATTCTCTTCGTAATTTGGTATCTCCTTTGGCTAGAGAATTATCTTCTACTCCCGATCTTTCCAAAGTGGAATTATTGGGAGGAAGAAAAAGATCGGTTCGAGTAATCGCAAATCCGCAACGAATGAAAGAGTTCGGTATAGATTTTATCCAAATGGCCGAAAGTCTTCAGGCAAATTCTTCCGATTTTCCGGCGGGGAAAAACTGGGGAATAAAAAACGTCTACGATATAGAGATCGGTTCCTCGATCCGAAATACGGATGATCTGAAAAAGATCCCTATTAAACAAAGCTGGGGAAGAGTCGTTAAGCTGGGGGATATAGCTCAGGTATACGAAGGACCTCAGGAGAGAAGCAGACAATCTTTCTTCTTTCAAAAAGAAAACCCTGAAATAGGAGAGAATGCTGTTACGATCGTATTTTCAAAAAGAAAGGGAACTAACGTAGAAGAATTATCTAGGATCATCCGAGAACGTGCAGACGAATTTAGAAAAGATCTTCCGAGCGGAATTAAACTCAGTGTGATCCGCGACTATGGAAAAACGGCAGGAATAAAATCAAAGGAACTGATAGAACATCTTCTTATTGCGACTATTTCCGTTTCCGTTTTGATCGCTTTATGGATGGGGATCCGAGCTTCCTTCGTAGTATTCGTAGCGATCCCGGTCACTTTAGCTCTTACATTAGCGATTTATTATTTTCTGGATTACACTCTGAATCGAGTTACCCTATTCGCACTGATTTTCTCGATAGGTATACTCGTAGATGATGCAATCGTCGTAGTCGAGAATATAGAAAGGCATCTTGCATTTCCCGGAAATAAGGGGAAGATCAGATCCATCATAGATGCAGTTTCGGAAGTAGGAAATCCAACCATATTGGCAACCTTCACAGTGATTGCAGCGATACTGCCTATGGCATTCGTGCGCGGTTTGATGGGACCTTATATGAAACCGATCCCTGTCGGAGCCAGTCTTGCTATGCTTCTTTCCTTATTGGTAGCCTTTTCAGTCATTCCTTGGATCAGTTTAAGGATTTTGAAAGAACATACCGGGACTGCAGCGAAACAGAAAATTTCACGTTTGGATGCGATCTATCTCAGGATTGCTGGATGGCTTTTAGGATCTAAATCAAACCTTATAAAAATGATCCTTCTGATCATTGCATTATTTGTCGTTTCAGTTTCCTTAGTGGCATTTAAAGCGGTGAAAGTGAAGATGTTACCTTTTGACGATAAGGACGAATTTCAGATCATATTGGATTTTGATCCTAGGACTCCTCTTTCCAAAACCGTAGAATTAAGTTCCGAACTTGCAAAATCGATTTTGAAGGAAAAAAATGTGGAGAAGGTCCAAATATTCGCAGGAGAGCCCGCTCCCTTCTCCTTTTCCGGAATGGTAAAGCATACTTTTTTGAGAAGAGAGGAATGGAAATCGGATCTTCATATAGTTTTAAAAGACAAAGATTCCAGAAAGAAAAAGAGTCACGAGATCATAGAATCTATTCGTCCTATTTTAAAAAAATATAATAAAGAAAATTCCGTACTTAGCAAGGTGCTGGAGATCCCGCCTGGGCCTCCGGTACTTTCTACCTTGGTCGTAGAAATATACGGGCCGACTGAAAAAGAAAGGATCAAAGTTGCCGAAGAGATCCGTTCGATTGCGGAAGCCCAGGAAGGAATTGTAGATCTGGATTCCAGTCTTTCTGAGATCAGGCCTAAGATAAGATATCCTTACAGATTTGATAAAGGAGGACTTGTTGGAATTCCTTCTTCCGTTATGGCAAGGAACACTGGATTGTTTTTCGGAGAAACTCCTGTATTCATTCTATCCGAGTCGGAACATCCGGAAGATATTTCGGTAGATTTGTCCGTTCCGAATGAATTTAGATCTTCACATTCTCCATTTTCCAGTTGGGATCTATCCTCTCAATTTTCAGGATCCGTTTCCCCTAAAAATTTAGTCGGAGAAGGAGAAAGAATTTCTTCAAAAGTACTTCATCGAAAAAATCTAAAACCTTTGGAATATGTGACTGCGGAGTTTTCCGGAAAAGAAGAAGCTCCGGTTTACGGAATTCTTTCTTTGAGTCCTAAAATCCAATATCCGATCTATACTTCCGAGGTGCCATGGAATACAAAACATCCGGTTATAAAATGGGACGGAGAGTGGTTCATAACGTATGAGGTCTTTCGTGATCTAGGCGGGGCGTTTGCAGTTGTGATGATCTTGATCTATGTTTTGGTACTTGGCTGGTTCCAAGATTATAAACTTCCGATCATTATCATGGCGCCGATACCGATTTCTCTTATAGGTATTATTCCGGGGCATTTAGTCTCCGGAGCTTATTTTACGGCAACGTCTATGATTGGATTTATTGCCGGAGCTGGGATCATAGTTCGAAACTCGATCATTTTAGTGGATTTTATTCAAGCCGAGATCGAAGCGGGAAAGGATCTAAAAAGAGCGGTCTTAGATGCCGGAGTGGTTCGTTTTCGACCTATGTTTTTGACTGCGGCTGCGGTGATAGTCGGATCTTCCGTAATGTTATTCGATCCGATTTTTCAAGGCCTGGCAGTGTCCTTAATTTTCGGAGAAATTGCGGCGACAGTGCTGAGTAGGTTCGTCGTTCCTGCGTTTTACTTTTGGTTTTCTGGAAGAAGAGGATGA
- the hisB gene encoding imidazoleglycerol-phosphate dehydratase HisB, producing the protein MKEERKTSETDIKLSLNIRGTGNYKFDTQIPFFEHMLSHVSKHGLLDIDLWLRGDIEIDCHHSVEDTAILLGATLHKQLGDKAGIRRYGHYTLPMDEVLTTVAVDLGGRYYYKYTGPELVGKFGIYDAELSLEFLQKFALNAKMNLHVHVHYGENRHHIHESIFKAFGKALRMAIEIDPAAGGAIPSTKGVLE; encoded by the coding sequence ATGAAAGAAGAACGCAAAACTTCGGAGACGGACATCAAACTCTCCCTGAATATTCGGGGTACAGGTAATTATAAATTCGATACTCAAATTCCGTTCTTCGAGCATATGCTTTCCCATGTTTCTAAACATGGTCTTCTGGATATCGATCTATGGCTGCGAGGCGACATAGAAATCGATTGCCATCATAGCGTCGAGGACACCGCGATCCTTCTTGGTGCAACTCTTCACAAGCAGTTGGGAGACAAGGCCGGTATCAGAAGATACGGTCATTACACTCTTCCAATGGACGAGGTTCTTACCACTGTTGCTGTGGACTTGGGCGGTAGATATTATTACAAATATACCGGTCCTGAACTTGTGGGCAAGTTCGGGATTTACGATGCAGAGCTGTCGTTGGAATTCCTACAGAAGTTCGCTTTGAATGCGAAGATGAATCTTCACGTTCATGTTCATTACGGAGAAAACCGTCACCATATTCATGAATCCATTTTTAAAGCTTTCGGTAAGGCTTTGAGAATGGCGATTGAGATAGATCCCGCTGCGGGCGGAGCAATTCCTTCTACAAAGGGTGTTTTGGAATGA
- the hisH gene encoding imidazole glycerol phosphate synthase subunit HisH, giving the protein MIAVLDYGMGNIHSCLKAISLFTKDFSYTKEPSVLKQADAIILPGDGHFDKAMKNLNESGLRTFIDDHVKAGKPLFGICIGFQILFEDSDEVISGNKNATVPGLGYVKGKIRKFKGKNYKVPHIGWNKLYKRNPSKSNLLKNLEDESFAYFIHSYRPVGVESSAITGFCDYYGEKFPAVVEKGNVFGTQFHPEKSHSFGLKILENFIQSL; this is encoded by the coding sequence ATGATAGCCGTTCTTGATTATGGAATGGGGAATATTCACTCCTGCTTAAAAGCGATCTCACTCTTCACTAAAGATTTTTCTTATACTAAGGAGCCGTCCGTTTTGAAGCAGGCGGATGCGATCATTCTTCCCGGTGACGGCCATTTTGATAAAGCGATGAAAAATCTGAACGAGTCAGGTTTGAGAACTTTTATAGATGATCACGTAAAAGCGGGAAAACCTTTGTTCGGGATCTGTATCGGTTTTCAAATTTTGTTCGAAGATTCCGACGAAGTAATTTCCGGAAATAAGAATGCGACTGTTCCCGGACTAGGTTATGTCAAAGGTAAGATCCGCAAGTTTAAGGGAAAAAACTATAAAGTCCCTCATATCGGTTGGAATAAATTATATAAAAGAAATCCTTCTAAGAGTAATTTATTGAAAAATTTAGAAGACGAATCCTTCGCTTATTTTATACACTCCTACCGTCCCGTTGGAGTGGAGAGTTCCGCGATCACAGGTTTCTGCGATTATTATGGGGAGAAGTTCCCGGCAGTGGTTGAGAAAGGAAACGTTTTTGGAACACAATTCCATCCTGAAAAATCCCATTCCTTCGGTCTAAAGATTCTGGAGAACTTTATTCAATCCTTATGA